The DNA region ATTTATCTTGATCTTGCAGAAGGGAAACTTCCAGTAGTGATAGGAACCCATGCTTTGATTCAAGAAGAGGTGACTTTTAAAAAGTTAGGTTTGGTAATCATAGATGAACAACATAGATTTGGCGTAATACAAAGGGCAAAGCTATGGAAAAAAGGTGAAGCTCCACATCTCCTTGTAATGACCGCAACTCCTATTCCTAGGTCTCTTGCCTTGGTACTTTATGGAGAATTAGATATCTCTATAATTGACGAGCTTCCTCCTGGGAGAAAGCCTGTTATAACTTATCTCTTCTCTAAAAAGGAAAGAAGAAAGGTCTATTCTTTTGTAGAAAAGGAAATTGAGAAAGGCAAGCAGGCTTTTGTAGTGTGCCCATTAATAGAGGAATCAGAGAAGTTAGAGGCAGAATCCGCAAAAAAACTATACGAAGAACTAAAAAAATTTTTTCCAAGATTTAATATAGGTCTAATTCACGGGTTAGTACCAAGAGAAGAAAGGACAAGAATAATGGAGGAGTTTCAAAAGGGAGAAATACAAATTCTTGTTGCTACAACAGTTATAGAGGTGGGTGTAGATATACCTAATGCATCTATAATGGTTATAGAAAACGCAGATAGATTTGGACTTGCCCAACTTCATCAATTGAGGGGAAGAGTGGGAAGGGGAAGCGAACAATCTTATTGTTTTCTTATTGCAGATCTGAAGGGTGAAAATGCTAAAGAGAGATTAAAAGTAATGGTAGAAACTAATGATGGATTTGTTATAGCTAATAAAGATTTGGAAATAAGAGGCCCAGGAGAATTTTTTGGAACAAAACAACATGGTACTTTAGATGTTCTTTTTGTAGATTTAACAAAAGATATGAAACTTTTTGAGATAGCGAGAAATGAAGCTTTTGAGGTCATAAAAAATCAGAATGAAAGAATAGAGGAATATGAGAAAGTTTTATTGAATAAATGGCTAAATAAATATCTAAGGGGAGAGTTAAAAGAAATTGTCCTCTGAAATAAAAGTCTCGGGAGGCTTTTTAAAAGATAAAAAAGTAAAAGTTTTGAGACAAGGAAATTATAGGATTACTATGGAACAAGTAAGAAGGTCTATGTTTAATATTATATCCGAAAAGGTTTTGGGAAGTTTTTTCCTTGATCTTTTTGCAGGTTCTGGTATTGTAGGTATTGAAGCTATAAGTTATGGAGCAGAAAAATCTGTATTCGTGGAGAATCACATTCATGCAGTAAAACTTCTAAGGGAAAACCTTAAAAATCTTGGAATACAAGAAAAAACTAAAGTAATATATAAAGATGTTTTTGAATTTCTAAATAAAACTCCAGAGGAGAAGTATGATATCATATTTGCAGATCCGCCGTATGAATTGAGCGAAAAGATTTTAAATGTGGTAGAATATGTCAATAATTATAACTGGCTAAAGATTGATGGTATATTGATCATAGAGCATCATAAAAAGACAATTTTACCAGATGATCTTTTTAATTTGTCTAAATTTTT from Dictyoglomus turgidum DSM 6724 includes:
- the rsmD gene encoding 16S rRNA (guanine(966)-N(2))-methyltransferase RsmD, translating into MSSEIKVSGGFLKDKKVKVLRQGNYRITMEQVRRSMFNIISEKVLGSFFLDLFAGSGIVGIEAISYGAEKSVFVENHIHAVKLLRENLKNLGIQEKTKVIYKDVFEFLNKTPEEKYDIIFADPPYELSEKILNVVEYVNNYNWLKIDGILIIEHHKKTILPDDLFNLSKFLEKNYGETVLSFYKY